Proteins encoded together in one Bacteroidota bacterium window:
- a CDS encoding ATP-dependent Clp protease ATP-binding subunit, producing the protein MKFDERCKSNLLKAQEEAKVLRHQKVEPEHILWVELQVNEASFVEFLESQKISKAHVQGVIKKRMEDLPRSATSDTREASPRMKICFEKAKREDSQDVSWRDLVVAVVEIENDPLTEVIWDCAITPYEYKNFTKGEKELATVTLGESEKEDVLSKFCIDLVKQATDGKLGAVIGRQSEIRQITTILSQKMTNNPILIGDAGVGKTHIVEGLAVKIAAGEAGPVLNGKKILSLDVGLLLAGANYRGEFEERLKAIIKAISGHKGNTILFVDEIHTLMGAGQTSGALDAANLIKPALARGELWLIGATTYAEYRKHIEKDPAFTRRFGRVNVPEPTHEETVTILKGVREKFQKHHQATVPDDQIETIVSLSGRYIGDNQFPAKAIQVLDNTLARVRLANVLGERPDAIITNEDIAVAVGEKTGIPVDKIFKDESARLLGIEDILKKDVVGQDEVISTIAKRLRMMSLPFRDSVRPRGIFLFIGPSGVGKTYLAKQIAIELYASSKQLVRLDMSEYTDEHTSRRLVGADPGLVGYEEGGVLTEAIRRRPYSMVLLDEIDKAHKKVCNLFLQVFDEGRLTDSQGHTINFSNTVFILTSNYGFTGVDIDVANVDENQQAQKALDHFKRHLGPEFIKRMDEVVVFKFLKPEDVHRVVDQKLASYSQEFSKSPGGHPVNIELLPEARELIVKNGYQKEFGARSITTFIDTELASVMATEILKRRQEKGGMYIPEKILITNKDSILDVVID; encoded by the coding sequence ATGAAATTTGATGAAAGGTGTAAGTCTAATCTTCTGAAAGCTCAAGAAGAAGCAAAAGTTCTTAGACACCAAAAGGTGGAACCTGAACATATTTTATGGGTAGAACTTCAGGTGAACGAAGCAAGCTTTGTTGAGTTTTTAGAATCGCAAAAAATTTCTAAAGCTCATGTTCAGGGTGTAATAAAAAAGAGGATGGAGGATTTACCAAGGTCTGCAACCAGCGACACGCGTGAAGCTTCACCTCGTATGAAGATCTGTTTTGAAAAAGCAAAAAGGGAAGATAGCCAAGATGTTAGCTGGAGAGACTTAGTGGTTGCCGTTGTTGAAATCGAGAACGACCCGCTAACCGAAGTTATCTGGGATTGTGCAATTACTCCTTATGAGTATAAGAATTTTACAAAAGGCGAGAAAGAACTTGCCACTGTAACTCTCGGTGAGTCCGAAAAAGAAGATGTCCTCTCCAAGTTCTGCATCGATTTAGTTAAGCAGGCGACGGACGGTAAATTAGGAGCCGTCATTGGCAGGCAGAGTGAGATTCGCCAGATTACAACGATTCTTTCTCAAAAAATGACAAACAATCCCATACTCATCGGAGACGCCGGTGTTGGTAAAACTCATATCGTTGAAGGACTCGCAGTTAAAATAGCAGCGGGTGAAGCTGGACCAGTTCTCAACGGTAAGAAAATTTTATCTCTCGATGTCGGATTGTTATTAGCAGGTGCAAACTATCGCGGTGAGTTCGAAGAAAGATTGAAAGCGATTATCAAAGCAATCTCAGGACACAAAGGAAACACGATACTATTTGTTGATGAAATTCATACTCTCATGGGCGCAGGACAAACATCGGGTGCGCTCGATGCGGCAAATTTAATCAAGCCGGCTCTGGCGCGAGGTGAACTGTGGTTGATCGGTGCAACGACTTATGCCGAGTATCGAAAACACATAGAAAAGGATCCTGCCTTTACCCGTCGATTCGGAAGAGTGAATGTCCCCGAACCGACTCACGAGGAAACAGTTACTATATTAAAAGGAGTGCGAGAGAAATTTCAGAAACATCATCAAGCCACAGTTCCCGACGACCAGATCGAAACGATTGTTAGTTTGTCCGGCAGATATATCGGCGATAATCAATTCCCGGCTAAAGCAATTCAGGTACTCGATAACACATTAGCACGTGTTCGGCTTGCGAATGTTTTAGGTGAACGCCCCGATGCAATCATTACAAACGAAGATATTGCCGTGGCAGTAGGAGAGAAGACAGGAATTCCTGTTGATAAAATTTTTAAAGATGAATCTGCGCGATTGTTAGGTATTGAAGATATTCTCAAGAAAGATGTTGTTGGTCAGGATGAGGTAATCAGCACAATTGCAAAACGCTTACGTATGATGTCGCTACCTTTCCGTGATTCTGTCCGCCCAAGAGGAATCTTCTTATTTATCGGTCCTTCGGGTGTTGGCAAAACTTATCTTGCTAAACAGATTGCAATTGAATTGTATGCCAGCTCTAAACAGTTGGTCCGTTTGGATATGTCTGAATATACTGACGAACACACAAGCCGCCGGCTTGTAGGTGCCGATCCTGGATTAGTAGGTTACGAAGAAGGTGGCGTTTTAACGGAAGCCATTCGCCGCAGACCCTATTCAATGGTGTTGTTGGATGAAATTGATAAGGCACATAAAAAAGTGTGTAACCTGTTCCTACAAGTTTTTGATGAGGGGAGATTGACTGATAGTCAGGGACATACGATTAATTTTTCGAACACGGTATTCATTCTAACATCCAATTACGGTTTTACCGGAGTTGATATCGATGTTGCCAATGTTGATGAAAACCAACAGGCACAGAAAGCACTCGACCATTTCAAACGGCACCTTGGACCCGAATTTATTAAACGTATGGACGAAGTCGTGGTATTCAAATTCCTCAAACCTGAAGATGTACATAGAGTTGTTGACCAAAAATTGGCTTCGTACAGTCAGGAGTTTTCAAAATCACCAGGCGGTCATCCTGTTAATATTGAACTCCTGCCGGAAGCGAGAGAACTTATTGTAAAGAACGGTTATCAGAAAGAATTCGGAGCCCGTTCAATCACTACTTTTATAGATACGGAATTAGCAAGTGTAATGGCGACTGAAATTCTGAAGCGCCGACAAGAGAAAGGAGGTATGTATATCCCAGAGAAAATATTAATAACTAACAAGGACTCTATCTTAGATGTTGTCATTGATTAA